The window CGATGTTCGGCGAGATTTATTATTCTTGCAGTCTACGAAAGGCTTATCTTCGTCATAACACGTATTTGCTTTTTTGGAAATATTAATTAGACCAGGCTACGGTTTGAAACGTCGGTTTATATCTCAATATTTACACATCGTTACTGCTTAAgctgtaataattattaatcagcatttaatttattcattcattAATATATTTCTCGTTTAATTTGACACTACGATAAGAAAAAATGGGCAGATCGTAAAGAATCAAAATGCATTCACTTCGTCATAAACCAACAAATTTATTGATCTTTTACATCATTAAAGCTCTCCGAGAAACGCAAGATTGAGATTTTGCGTGGTGATCCGATAATCATGTTGCATGCAGAGAGGTTTGTGGACAGGTGTCTGTAATCAAAAAGAACTGTGAATATAAACAAGATGTTGATTGCAGGCTTTAGCCTGTCATTGATTGAAAAAACAATGGGTTATTTTGCATGCAATCAGCCACTATACTTATTTTTGCACATCCACCGAGTCATGTGAGCCTGAAGTTTCCATTGTTCATATTTAGTTCACTGTGTTAATTGTTTAAACTTTTGTTGGTCAATAAACTCTCCTTGAGTCATTCTTCATCATGTTGAGTTCAATTTACGATTAGATAAAGCTTAACACCTGGCTGAAAGcaatttgttataaaattaGTCATAAAGAAGAAGATAcagaaatttcaaactttgatGTTGAGCCGTGACTATTAATCATTATAATTGTCTTGTTGTTTCTGTATCTCATGCCGACTTGTTAGAAATTACGTCAACCGGTTCAGTAAGACGACCCACGGAAGACCATATAgagagtaaaataataataaaagtgttacTTATTCCTTGCACTGAGAGACAAATAAAAGCTTGCAGCTTGTACACTTATGTAATATGaaacacaaacaaaaagaaaacgacAATACGGCGCAATGTGTTCCGTAGAACGAAAGAAATTTTACGCCgcattataataaatttaacgcAACTAACGATTAGaacagaattttaattgaaaagaaACGTGGGACCACTGGCCAATAGATCAATCATTTGTCGGTAATTTTCTGCCATTTGAGTTGATTTACCAGAtgcaactaaaaaaaaaacgaaaccCAGATGTAAGCGCATTCTACAAATAACAGAACAGGGTTAAGCGGATGAATGTAATGGTAAAGTAATAAAgtcgacaataaattaaaacacaacGCTTTTTCAGGTTACAAGTCATAAATCATTGATTCATTAAGGTAAGAGACAAGAAGGTTAACACCTGTCCGTACTTcagcttttattttacaagtaCACTCACCCAAAAAGTAAACGGACGCCTTCCGTGCAACCCCAATTTCTTGACCGTAACCAACCCCCGTCATAAATTATCAGAGATCATAAACTAGTTTTGAGTAGTGTTCAAAATTTCGCTTATCgtcttttaaaatgtttaaggATTTTTTGATGGAAATGTCTGCATAGGACAAACGTGAaataatatacaggctgtaaATGAAATAAGTAAGTGGCTATAGAACTCGTCaagagcaaaaattttttataataacgtttttttcaaaacgttttagtttttgagttaaatttattttaaaatcttacaCAATTTTCTTACTCGCCAAAGTTAGCTTGATTACCAAAGATTACCGTATGAATCGGTTATCGTTGGTTGCgactattatttattgtgttattttacttatattattatatgtATTATATAGTAtctacagggtgtatcagaaatacgtgtgttcattttaacacgtaataaaacttatcaaacgaaacaacttttctatataacattttgcaaaattcttatttataattttcactgttttcctcctttcttttATGCAAACGAGCAGTCAGTATttaataactagtttgtaaTCATAGCAACAATTGTCCGTTTccatcacaacgaaaatagttcgattcttttatttttgtacccataggcgggtacaTGTTTCtgtatgttatcttttttcaaattttaagtaaatttgcgattttcttattgaaaaattacaaatagaaaagatgttttatttgttgagctctgttatctgttaaaattaagacacgtatttctgatacaccctgtattatgtGTTACTTTTCTTTGTTGGAGCATTTCATGAAAGGCTCGTCAATTTGTAGGGGGGGGggaatgatttaaaaaaacaacgattttgaaaaaatggttcatagaaaaagtgtttttcttGATGAGTTCTACCActggttaaaattaatgtacttATTTCGCTTACATCCCGTATATTGTATACGTCTCCTGCAATTTGTGAAGCGTTTGCATCTTGCCAACCtacaaattttcgtaaaatctTCCAtcaaataatgactattatGACATCGAACTTGATGATATTGAGTGCTTTAAGAtgcctattaaagcatcataatggcggcaaattacaaaaagtaatttttttccacttttgcCGTAGCAACTAGTAATTATGACCACCAGACAAAGCCTCCGAATAATCTTAATTTAACTTCGATTAATTCCATTTTTAATGTGGTGACTGTGGATAAAACGTTGTATTGGGTTTGTGTTTTAGTCGCATTTTATCCACTTAAGAATATTAAACATTCTTGCGAGAATAAAATGCTTTCTAAAACACTTATACaataaatagttattatttctcatttgtattctaagaaaaattaataaatgtttatcagttttaagAATATGAAAATGTTTCATTGAAATTTTGCCCTTTAATTATCCCCTGCTGTAAGGGtttgttaattatttccaATGAACCCTATTTGCGGTAATGATCAATATTTCATCTGGGTATTTCAACAAATGAATTGCCGTAACGTTCATTGATAACTTTTATTCtcataaatataattttttgaaacgtctttgtttgaaatttgaaatataattGAATTacgacatttttattttaatagtaaaacattaattagCACACGATTGTGTACGAAAATCTTATAGCAAAGAAATGGcatagtaataattttttaaaacccaaaaatgagtcgtaattcaattttaaggAGGGTAACattctttgtaatttttttgtattcaactACAAAGGACTATACAAATTATcaacaaatacaaatttaactACTTATACgtgtaatatttaattttattcattaactgaaaatgatgttttaaataaaatcaataaaactaggtgtatattttataataaacttatttaaacttattttgcaTCAAGTTAATATTAagttaaatttgcaaaaaaaacaaatttattttctttgaccTCTCAAGTGTCGACCTGACCTGATCTGACCTAACCTGACCTCTCAAGTGTCGAAACGTGGCGAtgaatatgaattttttttactcctCATATTTCttctaagaaaattaaaaaatgtttgtcaGTGTTAagaagaatttgaaaattctttCATTGCAATTTTGGTGTCTTAACATCGTGTCCTGTGTAAACGAAAATGTTCATAAAAacaaatgtttaattaataattacaaccATTAAGAAGGTCAACGTCTTTgcttgaaatttaaaataacaacaattgGATTGTAATATTTGTTGCAAGTcgttagctgtttcaaaactataaagacACCAACGTCGCAtcttctctcaaaattagctgttataaagtATTCACGCACTTCAAGGAAATAATAGCCGATGTAGTTTATAGtttgcaattaataattattttacaattttatcaatcttatttaagaaaataatttggtaaaatgcgatgttggcgtttttatagctttgaaacagctaatatagtATATTCTTAAGAAATatgctataaaaaatttttggttacaatttgaaacaatcaaattttaattatacaggatgctcaaaaactggcacaccaactcagtggtacgttgttgagaagcatatGTAGATTACTacaaaaatcttgaaaaatttcctaaactcatattttaaaaaatctagagctacaaacttattttgttaactttttcaattttcattattatttaatgtttttagttttcactctaagtaatcgttctctaataaaacgataaataattgtttttaaatttactattagACTCTAggagtttttcaaatataaaaaaaacattcaacaaaaaatcaaaatccgtagatgtgccaacactcgaaattatttcctaggaaaccgttttaacaatattacatctttattgttgatcaatttggaagcaattctctaccacacaccaccatggtgcgccagtttttaagcacccggtataataattattttgatttgcaATATTTTGTGGGTAACGGATTGCATAGTTTATGGACGcgacatttatttttcgggtgAGTGTACATTTTCAGCAGAATCTAATTTGACTTATGGAGTTTTAGCTGGTATATCTAAGACCACCAAGCTTTGAAGTATTATTTGCATCTCTAGTTGCGGCGAGATAATTTGTGGTTGTGGTTAGTGAGAATAAAAAATCCTCTTCTTTTATGCCGCTACCGCTGAagttaatttaagaaaaaaccaaagtatcTAATCTCAAACTCATTAATGTGGAAATTCTCTTGCACATTACTCAGTATCGCcaagaaatttcaaaaattttaccacTTAAAAGTTTCTCGTGAAAGTGATTGCCTTTTGAAGTCAAGATAAAAAGTTAATGACTTTAATACGTCACTCGATGACTGTATTTCAAACcgaaagaatttttaaatatgggATTGTTCGTGTTGTTCTAGcgataaagaaaaaatgttttatgcGGATGCCTGATGATACTTTATCTCATCATTTCCGCATGGATTTCCTAAAGACACTGATAGCGGTCACAAGACGAGTTCTCTGAACAGATAATCATTTATTGAATGtacaaaattgtatttaatgGCTTTATTGATTAATTGTTGGTGAGTCACAATTTGCATGTGTTAATGATCTCATTTGACACCACTAATGACATAATAACACCATAAACACCGAAATTAGATCAGCTTCATCGTTACAGGAAAACAAATacaaacgaaatttaaaattagttaaaagtTCATCAACTTGCGTGATAACTAGAGGTTGGAGgtcaaaaatttcgttttactTATCGTTTCGGTGgtttgtttgaataaaatgttgaaacaTCGATAAAAGCCAAATTAGTTGGCctcgttaaaataaaacacagttAGATATTCATATTTCATGTTTTTACGACAGCAaggaatatttttacaaagaagTCATGTTCTCATTGTACTCAGCACTGGATTCAGTTGTGCTCTCATTAGGTGATGCAACCTCAGGGTTAGCTTTCGGAGCATCGGTTCTTTCTTCCGCAGATTCTTCGCTTTTTACCGCCAAAACTGTGTCAAGGCTACTGTCACGTGCCGTATCTTCGGAAGATTCAGATGGAGGTCCAGCGTCCGGCTCCGGTTTCAGCTCCAAATCCTTACTAAAGTAACGAATCACTTCTTCGTCAATTTCTGCAGATTGTTTCTTCAAGGCACATTTAATTTTGGGTTTAAATCGAAATTCATTAGCCGCCTCCGGTGCCGTTTCCTTCACGATTTCTTTTTCCGTCACTGGTGCTTTTTCCGCTTCTGGTACCACATCAAGAAATTCGGCGCTTTCAGTTTTGCTGATCGTGATGACAGGGATATTATCAGACCAATTGGACGAAGATGAGTCCTGACGTAATTGTTTCTTTTGTTGGACACTTCCAATATCCCTGACCGGGTTGTATTTATTGCTAGATTCACTCACACTCTTCAGACTGCTCTGCTTTTGTAGCAAACCTTTTTGGTAGTCAAAACTGTTGGAAGAAATTGATAATCTTGAAGGTGGTTGAGGTTTGCTGTCTTTAATGCTGACTAAATCTTCAGGTAATGATTCATGTTGTTCTGTGTCGGTCCCTTCGTCCAGATTTTCATTTTCACGATTTTCGTTTTCTGATATTGAAGAAGTCTTGCCTAAcgcttttttaatgaattttgaaaaaaaatctaaaattgaGGATTACACAACAacaattatacagggtgtctcagctaaaaCTTTCGAGtctgatatctcagatatttgtcaacggatttttatgaaatttaaaatgcatatgttttagaagataaagattaaaaaccaattaatgcaacaactcaagtctcgaaaacgtaatttttgcatgcctttttaaaatgtaaagccttttaagacttatattaaaaaaattattgtcaatgAAAAATGCTCAGgaaaaactcgttcgtggaagacgtctgtttcgcgagaaaaatgacaaacaaactgttaaacgtgggtacagatgcaaaagcgtagatctctgggagacaaatgagcactaccattgaattttggttaatcctactcgcagaaacgtaactgtcacgcaagggacatttcacaactatctctcacccatagaaagttaaaaaacaatgttttttacttacttttggtactggatgctttaattctttcaaaaaggactaaaagactaaacaacaactgaaaaattctagatacttgaacattcaggactttggaaatgtttcgtacactgctgattggattctcttcaaaaacttgaattacagccccaactattgcttcgtttccagtgaagtgttttgtcctcactcgatttagttcacaaaacatttcacaaaaagtccaacgacactttccataggcgaatattgattcctttttcaacaacacagaaatttcagccattGTTGTTGGTACACAAAATaccgcatagaaatgcttcatcaattgtttcaaaaggtgactgcccaaattactatcgaaatttggattaagtttttaacaacaaaatttaattttttttcttggatcagccgagcgatttggttaattttttgtgtggttatttatttttcgggttTTAATGATTCAAcagtaatttggcttaattttaaataaaagaaatgtgttttaaaatttcattttttagctTGGGGTCATTTTTTgcccctaattgaaagaccacctctTAAAATACCGGGTGCTAAAGAATTGGCGCACTAACTCAATGGAGCGAGGTAGAGAATTTCTTACACATAAAGgtagaaattgtaaaaaaatctttgtattaaaattattgataaataacgaattgtaaataaatgatatgtggcaaagttgcctaacagtcgtgatcggaatagaatttgatcaaccatttggaagtaaagttaccgttgggggcgccactgagctaggtctaAAActgtaaccataaatggcggaaaaatgtttattcggatattttgagcgttgtacgaattttgaggcttcacaattattacattgccaatgcggaatgactattgtatctttggtgcaagaaacgaatgttgatgaattagagatgacgaggaaaacacgaataacgatgactttttggttcactttctttattggaaaattattacaaagacattgaaaagccgaccttttggcataatttgcgtttaagtgtattagtagttgttaatcttaattgtagttttgttgatttatcgaagtatttcatgattctattagtggaaaaattctaacctaaaatttacaaacttcactaatttattggtttcttgagcccaactttgtgttcgctgtgatccattactatagtctttaattagacaattgtttgataacactttgtaatgaaaatttaaatctttttcactttttatctacTTTCAAATCCCAACaacaaacactttataccacgaaaaaccgcagaaccaaagtcagagctagtatttaccaccacgtacttttaaagtgattctctccaatgtaagcaattaacactatacacaaaaaattgttaaacaatttattagatgtcaattaaatatggaattacgaaaatttcgttactgtatggttactgttttcgacatagttcaaaagtcatcatcagatggcgtctagttaattttatttccgaataaaaataaattatttttgaaacggtttcctaggaaatggttcccagtgttggcacatctacaaactgtgattttttgatgaatttattttttttttaattaaaaaaaactgctaagatctgatagtaaatttaaaactaattattcattgttttgttaGGGAAAGATTACTTCGtgcgaaacataaaaacaaaaaaaaataataaaaattgaggaagttagcaaaataagtttgttgttccagattttttaaaatataacattaggaattttttcaagattttttccgtGATCTAGACATGCTTCTgagtaccactgagttggtgcgccagtttttgagcaccctgtttgtgaattctaaatttcataataatccgttgacaaataactaagatattaagctcgaaagtcttagctgagacaccctgtagaaTCGTTACAaacctttattttttccaatttcaaCTTTATCTTCTTTGTTTTGATGAGATTCGTTGGTTTCTTGCCTCGGTGAAGTATCATCGAAACTTTTGCCAGTGCTTGGCATTGTTGACATTAATTTCCTCCATTTGGCAAAAGGAGTATTGGAGAATTCTCCCGAACCACCAGATTTTCCTTTTCTCCTCCGATCTGCAATTTGGAACATTTTTCGACGTTCTTCCGTACGTTCTCTCCTGAGTTGGAACTTCAAATCATTGTTTGCCTCTCTAAGAGCGCTTGTTAAAGACACCAGAtagtaaataattaacacCAATAACAGAAGTATTGGTATTACAATTGCAGGTGACGCTATGTAATCCAAAACCCGCTCTACGATTTGAGGCACGTTTCTTTTAATAGTCTTggttaaaatatgaaaaattctCTGATAATTCGAGAAAGGGCCACAGTTCCAAGAGGGCGGTATTTGGACAATTGCGTACCCCACTGGCAAAACGCACAAAAAGAGCATCATGAGCAAAAGGGCGTAGTAGAAGTTGTTAGATCTTGAAGCTCGAAAGATGATTTCGTGAGGTACATTACAAGTCAGCACAATCCAAGTGCGGAAGTACATCAGAACGAAAAGTTTGAAGATGTTTAAGACGACTAGACCGGGCGAGAAAAACATTCCCATCCAAACCATTCCTTGGTTATTGACCAAGTGGAGGATGTTTTCGGCAACCTTAAAGTCTCCATATTGAGGGAACACCTTTTCCAAGTCCCAACACCAACAGCGGTTCATAAAACGGACAAATATGCCTCTGATAAAGTCCATAGCCAAGGTCGACAGTATTGTCATTACGAGGTCCATGACCGTCAGTTTGATTAATTCTTGGCCAAAATTTGTTTCCCAACAGAGATTTCTCAATCGACGTCTGGTCGTATAGTTTAGACTGCTTTCATCTATAATCGGTGAAGGTGTAACTGTGAAATTTTCGCATATTTCGAGACAATTTCGTTTTTTGACGGCGCTTCCTTGCAGTTTTGGTTTATCTGCAGAAGTTTCGTTTATTGTGGCTGTAGATAGTATCAGGTCGGCGCTAGCGGAAGTACTTTCTTCGGTACCATCACTTGTAGATAAACTATTTGTTACAAAGTCTGGCAAATTtgtacttattttaaaagttgttGAATCATCACTCGAAAAATTTCCAGGCAATTCGGTCGTGTAGTTGTCTAAAAAATCCATCGGATTTGTGTACATTCCAGTTGTAAATTCCGCGTCTATGGTTTCTTTATCAGGCTCCGTAGTTGCGTTTTTCACTGCTTTTTGCATAACTGGATACATTGTAAATGAAACATTGGTAGCAACGGCCGCTATTAAATTGAAGGCTTTAAGAGTATCGGTTTCGGAATTGCAGCTATTGTAGCATTGCATTCCCGCTGAATAAGCTAACACACTCGTGTTATTTCTTGTTAAATTTCTCTTGAAGCTTTCCAGTTCAGGTgtctacaaaattaaaaatgcacgTTTCGAACGAGACGGTGGTATTTCTGTTACCATATCGTTGATTTTATCGAACAGGGCAAATATTAAAGAGTACAAGTTGAGAAGGTTTAACACCATGATCCTGAAATGTGtacgtagaaaaaattaattgaattcgGAATATTTGTCTGTAATAATACATATTATGTTAATGTTCTACTCtattttaaagtttattgCCTTAAGcaattctaattaaatatgGAATGTGAGTTTATAGGTTCTGGATGCAAGAACGGCagttttaaaagattttattgCAAGTTTTACGCGATTGTCTCTTTCAGCGGCGTTAACCGACAAGTACTTTTACTTCGTGgggatttcaatttttttacctaTAGGTATTAGACGCAGTCTCAAAAAAACAGAATCTTGTTTATCATGGAatcttaaacaattttaacgTAATGTAAGCAATTTTAAAAACCGGAAACTGTATAACGCAAACCATTTTAGGTTTACATAAGTGAAAACTAGTGAAAACAAATCTTGTGACGCGAATACATTGCAAACAAAAATCACGAGATCGTTTTCAATACTGATTTgctgaaataaattttcattattctTTGAAGTCAAAACGTGTTTACTATAGtgccaaaaatttaattaataacacaGGGTAACATgtacaagaattttttaagtgtttttttattttacatatcTTGAGGCCAGAGATATCCGCATTGTTTTTATCACGTCTggtttttctacaaaattcaaagaatgtatgcttattatgaaatttgtaaagcaaattattatgttaaaaatatagttatttagatatttacggagaaaatatcaattacaagtgttttattattattacgacATCTTTTGTTGAGCTTTTAAaagcatttatttatatttaacttACTTTGTTGTTTgactgtctgtttcatatttttggagccaaatttgaaacgGTTCCcattgtcccaatgaattgaaattttacatacTTACTTAATCTACATGACAATGCAATACTATGTAgttaaataccccctaaaGGGGTTAATAGGGTTTTGATGTTTTAGgtttacaaatgggttttcgatgtgtacataccgtaacttataccaacattaacggtatcttggtcattgggaaataattaatttctaacattttaattacgtttcgttacaaaccaatgtcactattttttttaattcatttatcttggacgataGAGTATATACACAGAACAGTGGTTAGGATGTGCTTTCaatgctaacagctgttttATATCTATTTTCGCgaaacaagtttgcacaaatcaacaaaataatggtgttagaataatacggcgaaactaaatctcagacAAAAAGACGTTTGGAATCAATAAagactaaaaaacaaaaaataaaaaattttaaaaaatgtttttttagaaaaaagcttttatttaaaacgtgcactaaaaagtaaaaaataacgtttttttataaaaggagaatatttttgctctcaaattaggattttaaaatttataaaagctttgggaacggtcataagtcataacaatacgGCTAAAGTAATTTAAGTGttcaatttaagaaagtaatttacgaattactttcttaaattgagcactgttcctaaagcttttataaattttaaaatcctaatttctaagcaaaaatattctgctCTCATaaaaaacgttattttttactttttagtgcatcctttaaataaaagcttttttctaaacaaacattttttaacataagTATTGCTTCTAAAATATCGTGTTTTGTTGACCGACAGTGAGAAAATCCCagaaaatgttattgtttaaaatgcTGTCTGTTGGCATTCTTTCGTTATTTGCTGTCATTAATTACGAATTTATTACcacttattttattgtatCATAACTGTTTTTTTGAATGGAcgcagtttttaaaaataaagattaaaatttaaaaacaaattaaactcTCTTGTGAAATACATAGCATGGTAGTTACGTGAAAGCATAAGAACACAGTTGCAGCCAATAAATGATGTTAAATTTAGTCATAACGGTTACTATAACTACTGAGGTTTAAATTCAATATAACACCTTAGTGGCTTGTACTCACAAATTTTTGCCTTTACTgagacattttaaaattaccttaaaaaatgtgtttttttaattactgggTGGTTTCTAAACTCAAAGCTGTCggaattcatttaaaataaaaattattttggattacaaaattaaaattatggaaaatatGTTACGATTACAGAAATTAATATGCAATTAATGGAATTAACCTTTGATCAGTATGCATTTTGGAAAAGTACAGGAATTCggcggatttttttttaattactgggATTAACTTGGTATTTGGTACAGGAATTAGTTTATTGTTATTGGAACTAATCAAGAATTACTTATACTTATTATAAGGATTATTATACCAATTACTGAAATTTTGGTggtaatttttgcaattaattaaattaacattaatgtgttttatttttgaaatgagaATAATTTGCACACATTTTTTCACGTTAATTTGGATACTATTtgcataacaaaaaaaagaagacatgtATTTTTTCCTGAAAATGAATGCCCGACGGGAAGCAAAggtttgtaattattttaagggaGAGGAGAGGTTTTCCTCCAGTGTTATTATacattattatgattattattattattattattattattattattattgctattattattattattattattattattattattattattattattattatcattattattattattattattattattattattattattattattattattattattattatgattttttacgacttcaacaaaaaatatcgttttccattttttaaatattccatGATTGAACGTTATTTCTTCTCGAGGGAGAAAAATGGGAGAGAAAAGTACGTTATTTTCTCCCGAGAAACGAAAATGATGAggaatgaaaatttttttttcttcgggATATTTAGGATATTTGGCGTgtggaaaatgtttttttctgattgtttaatcaaatataaaatacagggtgtttcacataatttcaCGACGCCAGCGTCTGTAAAATGCCACCGTTTTCCGATACCAACTcgataacaaattttgaacaaattgaTAGTCTTCTCTCGTTTTTTAAccctttaaaaattacaacgttTTTTGTTAGTTTGTGATTAAGTTAAATTAATA of the Tribolium castaneum strain GA2 chromosome 1, icTriCast1.1, whole genome shotgun sequence genome contains:
- the Tmc gene encoding transmembrane channel-like protein isoform X1; the protein is MSSRSCNLICCQNVELECCEMDVNIKETEKIKRETPTGILRTESGKSRRASVEFKFLKQGEPTSPQPSVDRFSVTFAEDSVKSDSSKCNYYSPRVGRMDKVHFPQGTVDIDDSDEEDYSASVNAIIQRRASTRKSRRRSSRRASSPFSPDILLSNEGGRRRSSVFTTSSGDTAITMDEGMEAVSQEEIFENIKLHKEVLSNVKMQPWNMRKKLKLVVQAKAYIKQHEGALQERLAQSRSTRDMLARWNIYLIKKWQHYRRELANLSNWLVPWERKIKEIESHFGSVVASYFLFLRWLFWVNVVLGIVLISFVAVPEMLTAVPDARKQILKEERYNSTNFQTLWDFGGVFKYSPLFYGWYTYKESKKSGYRMPFAYFITGLVAYAYSFFATLRKMAENSRMSKLSEKDDECIFSWKLFTAWDYMIGNAETAHNRIASIVVGFKEALLEEAEKKREARNWKITGFRILVNTVVLGLLFFSAFAVILVVKRSTEPEARSSVWRSNEITFVMTFISISFPMIFEGLGFLEQYHPRKQLRLQLARIMVLNLLNLYSLIFALFDKINDMTPELESFKRNLTRNNTSVLAYSAGMQCYNSCNSETDTLKAFNLIAAVATNVSFTMYPVMQKAVKNATTEPDKETIDAEFTTGMYTNPMDFLDNYTTELPGNFSSDDSTTFKISTNLPDFVTNSLSTSDGTEESTSASADLILSTATINETSADKPKLQGSAVKKRNCLEICENFTVTPSPIIDESSLNYTTRRRLRNLCWETNFGQELIKLTVMDLVMTILSTLAMDFIRGIFVRFMNRCWCWDLEKVFPQYGDFKVAENILHLVNNQGMVWMGMFFSPGLVVLNIFKLFVLMYFRTWIVLTCNVPHEIIFRASRSNNFYYALLLMMLFLCVLPVGYAIVQIPPSWNCGPFSNYQRIFHILTKTIKRNVPQIVERVLDYIASPAIVIPILLLLVLIIYYLVSLTSALREANNDLKFQLRRERTEERRKMFQIADRRRKGKSGGSGEFSNTPFAKWRKLMSTMPSTGKSFDDTSPRQETNESHQNKEDKVEIGKNKDFFSKFIKKALGKTSSISENENRENENLDEGTDTEQHESLPEDLVSIKDSKPQPPSRLSISSNSFDYQKGLLQKQSSLKSVSESSNKYNPVRDIGSVQQKKQLRQDSSSSNWSDNIPVITISKTESAEFLDVVPEAEKAPVTEKEIVKETAPEAANEFRFKPKIKCALKKQSAEIDEEVIRYFSKDLELKPEPDAGPPSESSEDTARDSSLDTVLAVKSEESAEERTDAPKANPEVASPNESTTESSAEYNENMTSL